From a single Lewinella sp. LCG006 genomic region:
- a CDS encoding T9SS type A sorting domain-containing protein, with translation MRLFCTSFALLLCGLSLNAQIIEKPLGCFAGTNGTNSNVISHPDARGVLLTEKWSNIESTPGVIDFTLLDNKINIVKSAGLKYAIAISVGAFGSPAWLTGTLGADHFDFEYQGQNWVLPLWWDAIVEERLDALISALGEQYASDTLLSHVYVSQMTVNGIEGHLNGVDMAAFALSGFSNEQWIACAKATALKFGEAFPSKPIVFEIHEIDRDTIVPATIINDLVNEESLCERIGLGMWWISGKTSYQPDLITYISNFQGDKYAQVIGRSDQVERFQDGLYSTVFTQAKMLGIRYLEPWPYEFQNHTYDSLLQDFNSWTDLNFSPSDTCAVLSGVVFSSQGSQGITIYPNPTSGYLFLKTTAITETEISVYNATGRMVIPPTIQKELNMTHLPKGVYFVAIKTRDSTIIKKILKTN, from the coding sequence ATGAGATTATTTTGTACTTCATTTGCACTGCTTTTGTGCGGCTTATCTTTGAATGCTCAAATAATTGAAAAACCGCTCGGTTGTTTCGCAGGTACCAATGGTACCAATTCCAATGTCATTTCTCATCCCGATGCCCGAGGTGTTTTGCTGACTGAGAAATGGTCAAATATTGAATCTACGCCAGGAGTTATTGATTTCACCTTATTAGATAACAAGATCAATATTGTTAAAAGTGCAGGATTGAAATATGCTATAGCTATTTCAGTAGGGGCATTTGGTAGCCCTGCATGGCTTACTGGAACTTTAGGGGCAGATCATTTTGATTTCGAATACCAGGGCCAAAATTGGGTGTTGCCCCTCTGGTGGGATGCTATTGTGGAAGAAAGACTAGATGCATTAATTTCTGCCCTAGGTGAGCAATATGCTTCCGATACTTTACTCTCACATGTTTATGTTTCACAAATGACAGTAAATGGCATTGAAGGCCACCTGAATGGAGTTGATATGGCTGCTTTTGCTCTTAGTGGATTCTCCAATGAGCAATGGATCGCTTGTGCAAAAGCAACCGCTTTGAAATTTGGAGAGGCTTTCCCTAGTAAGCCTATTGTTTTTGAGATTCATGAAATTGATAGAGACACCATAGTCCCTGCAACCATTATTAATGACTTGGTCAATGAGGAATCTTTGTGTGAGCGAATAGGATTAGGTATGTGGTGGATTTCTGGAAAAACTTCCTATCAGCCTGATTTAATTACATACATTTCGAATTTTCAAGGAGATAAATACGCCCAAGTTATAGGCAGGTCAGATCAAGTAGAAAGGTTCCAGGATGGTTTGTACAGTACTGTTTTTACGCAAGCCAAAATGTTAGGGATTCGCTACCTAGAGCCATGGCCTTATGAGTTTCAAAACCATACCTATGATAGCTTACTACAAGATTTCAATAGTTGGACAGATCTTAATTTTTCTCCCTCCGATACCTGTGCAGTACTTAGTGGCGTAGTGTTTTCTTCTCAGGGTAGCCAAGGTATTACGATTTACCCTAACCCAACTAGCGGGTACTTATTCCTAAAGACTACCGCTATTACTGAGACTGAAATTTCAGTGTACAACGCAACCGGGCGAATGGTTATACCTCCTACGATTCAAAAGGAGTTGAATATGACTCATTTGCCTAAAGGTGTATATTTTGTTGCG